Proteins encoded by one window of Bactrocera oleae isolate idBacOlea1 chromosome 4, idBacOlea1, whole genome shotgun sequence:
- the LOC106621179 gene encoding uncharacterized protein, which produces MLRCIRFGEVLLDETFRTFLICNQCQAEFVEVPEFRVHIATTSCGERLFKENVIGLKFGAAQVTRTSKEKTYLLYNPADVQLATTETVINSATTSAEGGDDAYLDLMKIEEELLDPRWYTDIASAQTEVASPQVATTISGAANANKPMEYKELVEAVGPYVQFKENASKRKPSSIVVRRFPNKSDNPAAAKKNPVLQTKLEQSNDQKTVRLLNPAVKRKLDMAPKQVQFNDKATVKYVINEKLCTNSAAITEEISLNNGAVVKRRKTINIPTEHTSVRQDLQEQAIRRSSDVPKSTIGMTAVRKTVTQATNAVGANKTAKSHNITTAPAVASSKIAPATKLVSTAVPKTDAAVPNKGLLPQTRAIAKQMNGKNQAINSNLLVKNPNTYARANTNGITSEKPLPNRTTSVSVNKVVPAAIKPQPRTVTTSGVGATQAAAVASLKQTAPPALAPLSSSNPTATAQQKTNDILNKLQTRGLQVKRTQPPVTTLVNTSQQKKTMELLQKLQSKGMKVKILNGKEAVCASASNNLPTTAVSDAKILCNVGSAALALVKPNKTILNNKLIIKKVK; this is translated from the exons ATGTTGCGTTGCATACGTTTCGGTGAGGTGTTGCTAGATGAGACTTTCCggacatttttaatatgtaatcAGTGCCAGGCGGAATTCGTGGAAGTGCCGGAGTTTCGTGTGCATATTGCGACCACCTCCTGCGGAGAGCGGCTATTTAAGGAAAATGTAATTGGCTTAAAATTTGGTGCCGCACAAGTCACGCGCACCAGCAAAGAAAAAACA TATTTGTTGTATAATCCAGCGGATGTGCAATTAGCTACCACAGAGACGGTGATTAACAGCGCTACAACATCAGCAGAAGGTGGCGACGATGCCTACTTAGATTTAATGAAAATAGAAGAAGAACTACTCGATCCGCGTTGGTACACAGATATTGCAAGTGCACAAACTGAAGTGGCTAGTCCACAAGTTGCTACAACAATATCAGGCGCGGCTAATGCCAATAAACCGATGGAATATAAAGAACTCGTAGAGGCTGTGGGACCGTATGTCCAGTTTAAAGAAAACGCCTCAAAAAGAAAACCCAGCAGCATTGTGGTGAGACGTTTTCCCAATAAGTCTGATAATCCTGCTGCTGCTAAAAAAAATCCAGTATTACAAACGAAACTTGAGCAAAGCAACGACCAAAAAACGGTACGTTTGCTGAATCCTGCAGTGAAACGAAAACTTGATATGGCACCAAAGCAGGTGCAATTTAATGATAAAGCGActgtaaaatatgtaattaatgAGAAATTATGTACGAATTCTGCGGCAATAACTGAAGAAATATCGCTAAATAATGGCGCGGTGGTAAAGCGCCGTAAAACGATAAATATACCCACGGAGCATACGAGTGTGCGGCAAGACCTGCAGGAGCAGGCCATTAGGCGAAGTTCAGATGTACCAAAAAGTACAATCGGAATGACCGCAGTACGTAAGACTGTTACGCAAGCAACAAATGCAGTTGGAGCTAACAAAACTGCAAAATCGCACAATATCACTACTGCGCCGGCTGTAGCAAGTTCAAAGATTGCTCCCGCAACAAAATTGGTATCAACAGCTGTACCTAAAACCGACGCAGCAGTACCGAACAAAGGCCTGTTGCCTCAAACGCGTGCTATAGCTAAACAAATGAATGGCAAAAATCAAGCAATCAACTCCAATTTGCTGGTTAAAAATCCTAACACATACGCCAGAGCTAACACGAATGGTATAACAAGCGAAAAACCGCTACCAAATCGAACCACATCCGTATCTGTCAACAAAGTAGTACCAGCAGCTATCAAACCACAACCACGTACTGTTACTACATCGGGCGTAGGAGCAACACAAGCGGCAGCCGTCGCGTCTTTGAAGCAAACAGCACCACCCGCACTAGCACCCTTATCAAGTAGTAATCCCACTGCCACTGCTCAACAGAAAACCAATGATATATTAAACAAACTACAGACGCGCGGCTTGCAGGTGAAACGCACGCAGCCGCCCGTCACGACATTGGTCAACACAAGTCAACAGAAGAAAACGATGGAGCTGCTGCAAAAACTGCAATCCAAGGGCATGAAGGTGAAAATACTCAATGGCAAGGAGGCGGTGTGTGCAAGTGCCAGCAACAATTTGCCAACCACTGCAGTGAGCGATGCGAAAATCTTGTGCAACGTGGGAAGTGCCGCGTTGGCGCTGGTCAAACCAAATAAGACGATTTTAAACAATAAGCTCATAATTAAGAAAGTAAAGTAG